In a genomic window of Methanobacterium sp.:
- a CDS encoding TRC40/GET3/ArsA family transport-energizing ATPase, which translates to MAFKDLFKFKKGKTTFVFIGGKGGVGKTTVSAATALWLAGEGKKTLVISTDPAHSLSDSLDKNLGHDPTPIGENLWAAEIDPEVAMQDYQAKMKEQQALNPGMDMGLMEDQMEMATMAPGIDEAAAFDKFLQYMTTDEYDVVVFDTAPTGHTLRLLSFPEMMDSWVGKMIKVRRQIGSMAKAFKNIMPFMGDEEEEDKALEDMEATKKQIRIAREVMADPERTSFKMVVIPEEMSIYESERAMEALEKNNMHTDAVIVNQIQPEEADCDFCRARRQIQQKRMQSIRQKFGNQVVAEIPLFREEIRGTEKLKEVGSILYGEPQEAS; encoded by the coding sequence ATGGCATTTAAGGACCTATTCAAGTTTAAAAAAGGAAAAACAACATTTGTATTTATAGGAGGAAAAGGAGGAGTCGGTAAAACGACTGTTTCAGCAGCGACTGCCCTTTGGTTGGCTGGTGAAGGTAAAAAAACCCTGGTAATCTCAACTGACCCTGCTCACTCCTTATCTGACTCTTTAGACAAGAATTTGGGACACGACCCAACACCCATTGGTGAAAACTTATGGGCGGCAGAAATCGACCCCGAAGTGGCCATGCAAGATTACCAAGCCAAAATGAAGGAACAACAAGCCTTGAACCCAGGTATGGACATGGGTTTAATGGAAGATCAGATGGAAATGGCCACTATGGCACCTGGAATCGATGAAGCAGCTGCATTTGACAAGTTCTTACAGTACATGACCACAGATGAGTATGATGTTGTGGTCTTCGACACTGCCCCAACCGGTCACACCTTGAGACTACTTTCCTTCCCAGAAATGATGGATAGTTGGGTTGGGAAGATGATCAAAGTACGAAGACAGATCGGCAGCATGGCCAAAGCTTTCAAAAACATCATGCCTTTCATGGGAGATGAAGAAGAGGAAGATAAAGCCTTGGAGGATATGGAAGCCACTAAAAAGCAGATTCGAATCGCCAGAGAAGTGATGGCTGATCCAGAGCGAACATCCTTCAAAATGGTAGTTATACCTGAAGAAATGTCCATCTACGAATCAGAAAGAGCCATGGAAGCATTGGAAAAGAATAACATGCATACTGATGCCGTTATTGTGAACCAAATACAGCCTGAAGAAGCTGACTGTGATTTCTGCCGTGCCCGACGTCAGATACAGCAAAAACGGATGCAAAGCATCCGCCAAAAATTCGGGAACCAAGTTGTGGCAGAAATACCATTATTCCGTGAAGAGATTAGGGGAACAGAAAAACTGAAAGAAGTTGGCAGTATCCTCTACGGGG